In Panthera tigris isolate Pti1 chromosome C1, P.tigris_Pti1_mat1.1, whole genome shotgun sequence, the following proteins share a genomic window:
- the LOC102964084 gene encoding serine protease 40-like — translation MASARAEGSGPGWQGACVLATALLWLCPLLLRAEPEGTAADVCGKPAVTGKIFGGQNAPDRRWPWQASLLYHGKHICGAALIDAYWVISAAHCFQKSHEPSDYQVLLGYHQLQHPTEHSRQMTVYRVIVHNDFNKRYYMGSDIALLQLPLSVNFTSHLLPACLPGPTMKLPLHSSCWITGWGMITEGDFLAAPFQLQEGEVGIIDSEVCKMYFQSPDSSSSEYSIHEDMFCAGDLMTGKSICRGDSGGPLVCKLNGGTWFLMGLSSWSQACRYPIGPSVFTRLTYFSHWISEKRSTLPNPDPSFATSQDKPPILSDFSSLGTVLKPSTCITLVSLQTFLLLLIFLMIL, via the exons ATGGCAAGCGCCCGGGCCGAGGGCTCAGGCCCAGGCTGGCAGGGGGCCTGCGTGCTGGCCACAGCCCTGCTCTGGCTGTGCCCACTGTTGCTTCGTGCTGAGCCCGAGGGAACTGCTGCAGATG TGTGTGGGAAGCCAGCAGTAACTGGGAAGATCTTTGGTGGCCAGAATGCACCGGACCGTCGGTGGCCATGGCAGGCCAGCCTGCTCTACCACGGCAAGCACATCTGTGGAGCTGCCCTCATAGATGCCTACTGGGTGATCTCAGCTGCCCACTGCTTCCAAAA GTCCCATGAACCATCTGACTACCAGGTCCTGCTAGGGTACCATCAGCTCCAACATCCCACTGAGCATAGCCGGCAGATGACAGTGTATCGAGTCATTGTTCACAATGACTTTAACAAGCGCTACTACATGGGCAGTGACATCGCTCTGTTGCAACTGCCTCTATCTGTGAACTTTActtctcacctcctccctgcctgcctgccgggGCCTACCATGAAGCTGCCCCTTCACAGCAGCTGCTGGATAACCGGCTGGGGGATGATCACTGAGGGTG ATTTCCTGGCTGCGCCATTTCAGCTGCAGGAGGGAGAGGTTGGCATCATTGACAGTGAGGtctgtaaaatgtatttccaaTCGCCAGACTCCAGCAGCAGTGAATATTCTATACACGAGGATATGTTTTGTGCTGGGGACCTCATGACAGGAAAGTCCATCTGCAGA GGAGATTCTGGAGGCCCCTTGGTCTGCAAGCTGAATGGTGGCACTTGGTTTCTGATGGGGCTGTCTAGCTGGAGCCAGGCCTGCCGCTATCCCATAGGCCCCAGCGTCTTCACCAGGCTCACCTACTTTTCCCACTGGATCAGTGAGAAGCGGAGCACCTTGCCCAATCCTGATCCTTCTTTTGCTACTTCTCAGGACAAACCTCCTATTTTGAGTGACTTTTCTTCTCTGGGCACTGTCCTCAAGCCCAGCACCTGCATCACCCTTGTGTCTTTACAGACCTTCCTCCTACTGCTGATTTTCCTAATGATTCTGTGA